A single Dermacentor albipictus isolate Rhodes 1998 colony chromosome 3, USDA_Dalb.pri_finalv2, whole genome shotgun sequence DNA region contains:
- the LOC135900694 gene encoding uncharacterized protein isoform X2: MLTPLQPSGGPSSSFLKIHFLLLHGSFASVKPFEGLFAIWLGASPTVIGLVTFAVCVLRLPLKVVICLLADVRYNICILIALAAFAEGSLSLYMSFMRPTHTRRTHVVELSTNYSNAAGSRIICFPLRLKDMPSGLGASELTCRLSCGCTDDPAKYPTINSVLNSSFLYEHQGRCMSSRSFDELLRDYYCEISNEYACRMQCRPADDALSGGALWNYAAAYALSGLAMSSMTPLSDAAAFLVIDRTGKELAAVYSSYRLWGAVGSGVVAVAAGYANERSGDSFGALDFTSGFYINASLSTLDMITILYVAIPRRMRREEYVEAVDSLLASPRSVLLLVTLFVVGFLSPVCSLLGFVYLQDLGAGHTLVGIVVAAQCLLGQLLSLSAAEVFFKRLGQGVVLSVTLGASAVRCLAFALAQSTWHVIPAELAYGFWYGLFCASSAAYACNEAHLVAQATVQCILGVALEEFAGKSDQVTSPWKTPTPCVRSVTAEQCTDRMTLEISEIHDHAGIMATETGSHAAPGHPYLDASTANSAGVSVAPSQLTLAFPQARTEDDASHQEYLRDMMGKPETPPDGDQPGHHDDGAAPQPPEGANCHEQPPQGPPAVDEKTAHVLRVPATDVGTSAVGGGKDVLSTDGQSSPRPCAAEVASSNNAPLKYSGLDGHKETERSSNGQHSRQKKSKRRKTKGVDKTERRKKKSFREEGNREPQHRKQPAPEFYSPQHKSGKGGSKEESSAAANTDRKKH; this comes from the exons ATGCTGACACCACTGCAACCTTCCGGCGGCCCATCGTCGTCATTTCTCAAGATTCACTTTTTGTTGTTACACGGCT CATTCGCCAGCGTGAAGCCGTTCGAGGGCTTGTTCGCCATCTGGCTGGGCGCCTCACCTACGGTGATCGGCCTCGTAACCTTCGCGGTGTGCGTGCTGAGGTTGCCGTTGAAGGTCGTCATCTGCCTGCTGGCCGACGTGCGCTACAACATCTGTATACTGATCGCGCTAGCCGCTTTCGCCGAGGGCTCCCTGAGCTTGTACATGAGCTTCATGCGGCCCACACACACGCGGCGTACGCATGTCGTCGAGTTGAGCACCAACTACTCGAACGCCGCGGGCTCGCGGATCATCTGCTTCCCGCTCCGGCTGAAGGACATGCCGAGCGGGTTGGGCGCCTCGGAGCTGACGTGCCGGCTTAGCTGCGGCTGCACCGACGACCCGGCCAAGTACCCGACCATAAACAGCGTACTGAACAGTAGTTTCCTCTACGAGCACCAGGGGCGCTGCATGTCGTCGCGGAGCTTCGACGAACTGCTCCGGGACTACTACTGCGAGATATCCAACGAGTACGCGTGCCGGATGCAGTGCAGGCCCGCGGACGATGCGCTCTCGGGAGGCGCTCTCTGGAACTACGCCGCGGCGTACGCGCTCTCGGGCCTTGCCATGTCCTCGATGACACCGCTCTCGGACGCCGCGGCCTTCTTGGTCATTGACAGGACCGGGAAAGAGCTGGCCGCGGTGTACAGCAGCTACCGACTCTGGGGCGCCGTGGGATCGGGAGTCGTGGCCGTGGCCGCGGGCTACGCGAACGAGCGCAGCGGCGACTCGTTCGGAGCCCTGGACTTCACGTCGGGCTTCTACATCAACGCCAGCCTCAGCACGCTGGACATGATCACCATCCTGTACGTGGCGATTCCGCGCCGAATGCGCAGGGAAGAGTACGTGGAGGCCGTCGACTCGCTACTCGCCTCGCCGCGCAGCGTGCTGCTCCTGGTCACGCTGTTCGTGGTCGGCTTCCTCTCGCCTGTCTGCTCGCTGCTGGGTTTCGTCTACCTCCAGGACCTCGGTGCCGGCCATACGCTCGTGGGCATCGTGGTCGCGGCGCAGTGCCTCCTGGGCCAGCTGCTGTCCCTGTCGGCGGCGGAGGTGTTCTTCAAGCGGCTCGGGCAGGGCGTCGTACTGAGCGTCACTCTGGGAGCGAGCGCGGTCCGCTGCTTGGCGTTCGCGTTGGCGCAGAGCACGTGGCACGTGATCCCCGCCGAGCTGGCCTACGGCTTCTGGTACGGCCTGTTCTGCGCCTCCAGCGCGGCCTACGCCTGCAACGAGGCCCATCTCGTGGCGCAGGCGACGGTGCAGTGCATTCTGGGGGTCGCCCTCGAAGAATTCG CTGGGAAAAGCGACCAGGTCACGTCCCCTTGGAAGACGCCCACTCCCTGCGTACGCTCGGTTACGGCTGAGCAGTGCACGGACCGGATGACGCTGGAGATCTCGGAGATACACGACCACGCAGGCATCATGGCTACGGAAACTGGCTCGCACGCGGCCCCGGGCCACCCCTACCTCGACGCGTCTACGGCCAATAGTGCCGGGGTCAGCGTGGCTCCCAGCCAGCTCACCCTGGCGTTCCCGCAAGCCAGAACGGAAGACGACGCCTCGCACCAGGAGTACCTGAGGGACATGATGGGCAAGCCGGAAACCCCACCCGACGGCGACCAGCCCGGCCACCACGACGATGGCGCTGCGCCCCAGCCACCCGAGGGCGCGAACTGCCATGAGCAGCCGCCACAGG GTCCCCCAGCGGTCGACGAGAAGACCGCGCACGTCCTGCGCGTACCGGCCACCGACGTGGGCACCTCCGCGGTCGGCGGCGGCAAGGACGTCTTGAGCACGGACGGGCAAAGCAGCCCGCGTCCCTGCGCCGCCGAGGTTGCGAGCTCGAATAACGCGCCGCTGAAGTACAGCGGCTTGGACGGTCACAAGGAGACCGAACGCTCGTCCAACGGGCAGCATTCCAGGCAGAAAAAGTCGAAGCGCCGCAAGACCAAGGGCGTCGACAAGACTGAGCGCCGGAAGAAGAAATCCTTCCGCGAGGAAGGGAACCGAGAACCACAGCACAGGAAGCAGCCGGCGCCCGAGTTTTACAGCCCTCAGCACAAATCCGGAAAAGGGGGCTCCAAGGAAGAAAGTAGCGCGGCGGCGAACACCGACCGGAAAAAACATTAG
- the LOC135900694 gene encoding uncharacterized protein isoform X1 codes for MLTPLQPSGGPSSSFLKIHFLLLHGSFASVKPFEGLFAIWLGASPTVIGLVTFAVCVLRLPLKVVICLLADVRYNICILIALAAFAEGSLSLYMSFMRPTHTRRTHVVELSTNYSNAAGSRIICFPLRLKDMPSGLGASELTCRLSCGCTDDPAKYPTINSVLNSSFLYEHQGRCMSSRSFDELLRDYYCEISNEYACRMQCRPADDALSGGALWNYAAAYALSGLAMSSMTPLSDAAAFLVIDRTGKELAAVYSSYRLWGAVGSGVVAVAAGYANERSGDSFGALDFTSGFYINASLSTLDMITILYVAIPRRMRREEYVEAVDSLLASPRSVLLLVTLFVVGFLSPVCSLLGFVYLQDLGAGHTLVGIVVAAQCLLGQLLSLSAAEVFFKRLGQGVVLSVTLGASAVRCLAFALAQSTWHVIPAELAYGFWYGLFCASSAAYACNEAHLVAQATVQCILGVALEEFGAGLGSLVGGLCFTHVGRRQTYLYFLAISLAYTLLHITLEMYIASIEKPAGKSDQVTSPWKTPTPCVRSVTAEQCTDRMTLEISEIHDHAGIMATETGSHAAPGHPYLDASTANSAGVSVAPSQLTLAFPQARTEDDASHQEYLRDMMGKPETPPDGDQPGHHDDGAAPQPPEGANCHEQPPQGPPAVDEKTAHVLRVPATDVGTSAVGGGKDVLSTDGQSSPRPCAAEVASSNNAPLKYSGLDGHKETERSSNGQHSRQKKSKRRKTKGVDKTERRKKKSFREEGNREPQHRKQPAPEFYSPQHKSGKGGSKEESSAAANTDRKKH; via the exons ATGCTGACACCACTGCAACCTTCCGGCGGCCCATCGTCGTCATTTCTCAAGATTCACTTTTTGTTGTTACACGGCT CATTCGCCAGCGTGAAGCCGTTCGAGGGCTTGTTCGCCATCTGGCTGGGCGCCTCACCTACGGTGATCGGCCTCGTAACCTTCGCGGTGTGCGTGCTGAGGTTGCCGTTGAAGGTCGTCATCTGCCTGCTGGCCGACGTGCGCTACAACATCTGTATACTGATCGCGCTAGCCGCTTTCGCCGAGGGCTCCCTGAGCTTGTACATGAGCTTCATGCGGCCCACACACACGCGGCGTACGCATGTCGTCGAGTTGAGCACCAACTACTCGAACGCCGCGGGCTCGCGGATCATCTGCTTCCCGCTCCGGCTGAAGGACATGCCGAGCGGGTTGGGCGCCTCGGAGCTGACGTGCCGGCTTAGCTGCGGCTGCACCGACGACCCGGCCAAGTACCCGACCATAAACAGCGTACTGAACAGTAGTTTCCTCTACGAGCACCAGGGGCGCTGCATGTCGTCGCGGAGCTTCGACGAACTGCTCCGGGACTACTACTGCGAGATATCCAACGAGTACGCGTGCCGGATGCAGTGCAGGCCCGCGGACGATGCGCTCTCGGGAGGCGCTCTCTGGAACTACGCCGCGGCGTACGCGCTCTCGGGCCTTGCCATGTCCTCGATGACACCGCTCTCGGACGCCGCGGCCTTCTTGGTCATTGACAGGACCGGGAAAGAGCTGGCCGCGGTGTACAGCAGCTACCGACTCTGGGGCGCCGTGGGATCGGGAGTCGTGGCCGTGGCCGCGGGCTACGCGAACGAGCGCAGCGGCGACTCGTTCGGAGCCCTGGACTTCACGTCGGGCTTCTACATCAACGCCAGCCTCAGCACGCTGGACATGATCACCATCCTGTACGTGGCGATTCCGCGCCGAATGCGCAGGGAAGAGTACGTGGAGGCCGTCGACTCGCTACTCGCCTCGCCGCGCAGCGTGCTGCTCCTGGTCACGCTGTTCGTGGTCGGCTTCCTCTCGCCTGTCTGCTCGCTGCTGGGTTTCGTCTACCTCCAGGACCTCGGTGCCGGCCATACGCTCGTGGGCATCGTGGTCGCGGCGCAGTGCCTCCTGGGCCAGCTGCTGTCCCTGTCGGCGGCGGAGGTGTTCTTCAAGCGGCTCGGGCAGGGCGTCGTACTGAGCGTCACTCTGGGAGCGAGCGCGGTCCGCTGCTTGGCGTTCGCGTTGGCGCAGAGCACGTGGCACGTGATCCCCGCCGAGCTGGCCTACGGCTTCTGGTACGGCCTGTTCTGCGCCTCCAGCGCGGCCTACGCCTGCAACGAGGCCCATCTCGTGGCGCAGGCGACGGTGCAGTGCATTCTGGGGGTCGCCCTCGAAGAATTCG gagCCGGACTAGGCAGCCTCGTCGGCGGACTCTGCTTCACTCATGTTGGGCGAAGGCAGACCTATCTGTACTTTCTCGCGATCTCGCTGGCCTACACCCTCCTGCACATTACACTGGAGATGTACATCGCTTCGATCGAAAAGCCAG CTGGGAAAAGCGACCAGGTCACGTCCCCTTGGAAGACGCCCACTCCCTGCGTACGCTCGGTTACGGCTGAGCAGTGCACGGACCGGATGACGCTGGAGATCTCGGAGATACACGACCACGCAGGCATCATGGCTACGGAAACTGGCTCGCACGCGGCCCCGGGCCACCCCTACCTCGACGCGTCTACGGCCAATAGTGCCGGGGTCAGCGTGGCTCCCAGCCAGCTCACCCTGGCGTTCCCGCAAGCCAGAACGGAAGACGACGCCTCGCACCAGGAGTACCTGAGGGACATGATGGGCAAGCCGGAAACCCCACCCGACGGCGACCAGCCCGGCCACCACGACGATGGCGCTGCGCCCCAGCCACCCGAGGGCGCGAACTGCCATGAGCAGCCGCCACAGG GTCCCCCAGCGGTCGACGAGAAGACCGCGCACGTCCTGCGCGTACCGGCCACCGACGTGGGCACCTCCGCGGTCGGCGGCGGCAAGGACGTCTTGAGCACGGACGGGCAAAGCAGCCCGCGTCCCTGCGCCGCCGAGGTTGCGAGCTCGAATAACGCGCCGCTGAAGTACAGCGGCTTGGACGGTCACAAGGAGACCGAACGCTCGTCCAACGGGCAGCATTCCAGGCAGAAAAAGTCGAAGCGCCGCAAGACCAAGGGCGTCGACAAGACTGAGCGCCGGAAGAAGAAATCCTTCCGCGAGGAAGGGAACCGAGAACCACAGCACAGGAAGCAGCCGGCGCCCGAGTTTTACAGCCCTCAGCACAAATCCGGAAAAGGGGGCTCCAAGGAAGAAAGTAGCGCGGCGGCGAACACCGACCGGAAAAAACATTAG